From the Candidatus Bathyarchaeota archaeon genome, one window contains:
- a CDS encoding M56 family metallopeptidase encodes MGAPISYRLDTEIPPAYFGKLFEFIYGQYLATQKQRFSGIVKRISPEGNQLSYKVLDKQGKGIIAVEVSGTKTVDITVTPLNAQVLEDAVVEARQDVVIATQLFEEKARKATWYFAWREGEEIVPEKVKTSEKSFQRLFLETQMLLFAVFIVFGMGFFFVVYTFLPQWFWVAPIALIAAQFVFVFYSSKVISKTSDWTITKENPYIHILEYHLPLGTIDQSKPRLDPKQTADLKRQVYREIIAKHGAINCSDAQKVFGKYDVTCQADKLVAKKINVYELVKRVADKFGYPVPKIVVSNTLVPNAAASGPSPSRGIVLITTGLLVQLEEPEIISVLGHEFGHLKGKDPLILYGLTSAEFLFRFYILIALFPGLFLFLVYFWAVMTFIFFIAKFFEARADITSAIIMGQPKVLASALEKIGFQRLLFERAPAFRIQEWVGLDSHPPIYFRVKRLEQLEEPVNIKHPLIASIKAVVQGFRQTLNL; translated from the coding sequence ATGGGTGCACCTATTTCTTATCGGCTTGATACGGAGATTCCGCCAGCGTATTTTGGGAAACTGTTTGAGTTCATTTACGGGCAGTATTTAGCAACTCAAAAGCAACGGTTCTCAGGCATAGTCAAACGCATTTCACCTGAGGGGAACCAGCTTTCCTACAAGGTTTTAGACAAACAAGGCAAAGGAATTATTGCAGTAGAGGTTTCGGGAACCAAAACCGTGGATATTACGGTGACGCCGTTGAATGCACAGGTTTTAGAGGACGCTGTGGTTGAGGCGCGTCAGGACGTGGTCATTGCGACGCAGTTGTTTGAGGAGAAAGCGCGTAAGGCGACGTGGTATTTTGCGTGGCGTGAGGGGGAGGAGATTGTTCCTGAGAAGGTTAAGACGTCGGAGAAGAGTTTTCAGCGGCTGTTTTTGGAGACGCAGATGTTGTTGTTTGCGGTTTTCATCGTTTTTGGCATGGGCTTCTTTTTTGTGGTTTACACGTTTCTGCCGCAGTGGTTTTGGGTTGCCCCCATAGCGCTCATAGCAGCCCAGTTCGTATTTGTCTTCTACTCCAGCAAAGTCATATCCAAAACAAGCGACTGGACCATAACCAAAGAAAACCCCTACATACACATCCTCGAATACCACCTGCCGCTGGGCACCATCGACCAATCCAAACCGCGTCTTGACCCCAAGCAAACCGCCGACCTAAAAAGGCAGGTCTACCGCGAAATCATCGCAAAACACGGCGCCATAAACTGCAGTGACGCCCAAAAAGTCTTTGGCAAATACGATGTCACCTGCCAAGCGGATAAGCTGGTAGCCAAAAAAATTAACGTGTACGAACTGGTGAAACGGGTCGCGGACAAGTTTGGTTATCCTGTGCCAAAAATCGTGGTCTCGAACACGTTGGTTCCTAATGCGGCGGCTTCAGGTCCCAGCCCCAGCCGAGGTATTGTGCTTATAACTACGGGGCTACTGGTGCAGCTTGAAGAACCCGAAATCATCAGCGTACTGGGGCACGAATTTGGACACCTCAAAGGCAAAGACCCCCTCATACTATACGGCTTAACAAGCGCCGAATTCCTGTTCCGCTTCTACATCCTCATCGCACTATTCCCTGGACTCTTCTTGTTCTTAGTGTACTTCTGGGCAGTCATGACCTTCATCTTCTTCATAGCCAAATTCTTCGAAGCCCGCGCCGACATAACCTCCGCCATCATCATGGGGCAACCCAAAGTCTTGGCTTCAGCATTAGAAAAAATAGGCTTTCAACGGCTACTGTTTGAACGCGCACCCGCGTTTCGTATTCAGGAATGGGTAGGTTTGGATTCGCATCCGCCGATTTATTTCAGGGTGAAACGCCTAGAGCAGCTTGAAGAACCAGTAAACATCAAACATCCCCTGATTGCATCGATAAAAGCGGTCGTGCAAGGTTTTCGTCAAACCCTAAACCTCTAA
- a CDS encoding alkaline phosphatase family protein translates to MKLLYIVIDGMGDLPIKELSDKTPLEAASTPNMDSLAKNGNVGLMYTVKKGVAPESDVAVISLLGYDPFQYSPGRGVIEAVGAGIDMKTGDLALRCNFGTLGEGKTLIDRRVKRTLSTEEATELTKAANTQVKLESHPATFEFSNTLGHRAVLVIKHQDKPFSSEISNSDPAYSIVNGLGVAEADPEMVLKTCEPLNGTPEAQASADLVNEFIEKSHDLWENHPINQQRASQGKLKANVVLTRDAGNTLPSFFSINERYGVDFAALADMHAENGIAKLAGMQSSLLPPPSGDLKKDCEIRVKRLLDIMPKHDCFYIHLKGPDEPGHDGNCHKKTDIISAIDKYFFGELLPQIDLKDTLFCITADHATPCGLKVHSDTPVPLLISGGSVTDEDIQKFGETACKNGKLGTINQGYELMPKLMALLKKA, encoded by the coding sequence TTGAAGCTGCTATACATAGTCATAGACGGCATGGGTGACCTGCCGATAAAAGAATTATCAGATAAAACCCCCCTTGAAGCCGCATCTACCCCAAACATGGATTCTCTTGCCAAAAACGGGAACGTTGGCTTGATGTATACCGTGAAAAAAGGCGTCGCTCCTGAAAGTGACGTGGCTGTTATTTCTTTGCTTGGTTATGACCCGTTCCAGTACAGTCCAGGCAGAGGCGTAATTGAAGCGGTCGGCGCGGGAATTGACATGAAAACGGGTGATTTGGCTTTGCGCTGCAATTTTGGCACATTAGGCGAGGGCAAAACACTCATTGATAGGCGCGTGAAACGCACTTTGTCCACCGAAGAAGCCACCGAGTTGACCAAAGCAGCAAACACGCAGGTCAAGCTTGAATCGCACCCTGCAACTTTTGAGTTCTCAAACACTCTGGGGCACCGTGCAGTATTAGTAATCAAACACCAAGACAAACCGTTTTCCAGTGAAATCTCCAACAGCGACCCCGCCTACTCCATAGTCAACGGGTTAGGCGTTGCTGAAGCTGACCCCGAAATGGTTCTCAAAACCTGCGAACCCCTAAACGGCACACCCGAAGCTCAAGCCTCAGCAGATTTAGTTAACGAATTCATCGAAAAAAGCCATGACCTGTGGGAAAATCACCCCATAAACCAGCAACGCGCTTCCCAAGGCAAGCTAAAAGCAAACGTCGTGCTCACCCGCGATGCAGGCAACACGCTACCCAGCTTCTTTAGCATCAATGAACGCTACGGCGTAGACTTTGCCGCCCTTGCAGACATGCACGCAGAAAACGGCATAGCCAAACTCGCAGGCATGCAATCCTCCCTACTCCCACCACCCTCAGGCGACCTCAAAAAAGACTGTGAAATCCGCGTCAAACGCCTCCTTGACATCATGCCCAAACACGACTGCTTCTACATCCACCTCAAAGGACCCGACGAACCCGGACACGACGGCAACTGCCACAAAAAAACCGACATAATCTCCGCCATCGACAAGTACTTCTTTGGCGAGTTGCTGCCCCAAATAGACCTCAAAGATACCCTGTTTTGCATAACCGCCGACCACGCAACCCCCTGCGGCTTAAAAGTACACAGCGACACCCCCGTACCCCTACTCATCTCAGGTGGCAGCGTCACAGACGAAGACATCCAAAAATTCGGCGAAACCGCATGCAAAAACGGCAAACTCGGCACCATCAACCAAGGCTACGAACTCATGCCCAAACTCATGGCACTGCTCAAAAAAGCCTAA
- the corA gene encoding magnesium/cobalt transporter CorA yields MAFRGWSKKAGSPPGTVVYVGEQVPQESRVRVMGYSERFFEEKEVSVVEDVFAAADKAAVSWINVDGLQGIDVIERLGRQFNVHPLVLEDIVNTNQRPKIEDFTDHLYIVLRMLRYDKEANEVISEQLSLLLGANWVISFQETEGDVFDNIRDRIKNSKGKIRKSGADYLAYALIDAVVDNYFSILENIGETVEDIEDELLTNPQPTTLKKIHGLKRQILLLRKSIWPLREVANAMERGESKLINKTTSIYLRDVYDHTIQVIDAVETFRDMLSGMLDIYLSSVSNKMNEVMKVLTIIATIFIPLTFIAGIYGMNFQNMPELTHPLGYPLVLAAMLAIAVLMLLYFRKKKWIL; encoded by the coding sequence ATGGCGTTTAGGGGTTGGTCTAAGAAGGCGGGTTCTCCTCCGGGGACTGTTGTTTATGTTGGGGAGCAGGTGCCTCAGGAGAGTCGTGTGCGGGTTATGGGTTATTCGGAGCGGTTTTTTGAGGAGAAAGAGGTTTCGGTGGTTGAGGATGTGTTTGCGGCTGCGGATAAGGCGGCGGTTTCTTGGATAAATGTGGATGGCTTGCAGGGAATTGATGTTATTGAACGGTTGGGGCGGCAGTTTAATGTTCATCCGCTGGTTTTGGAGGACATTGTCAACACGAATCAGCGCCCAAAAATCGAGGACTTCACCGACCACCTCTACATCGTGCTTAGGATGCTGCGTTACGACAAAGAAGCAAACGAGGTAATTTCTGAACAACTCAGCTTGCTTTTAGGCGCCAACTGGGTCATCTCGTTCCAGGAAACCGAAGGCGACGTATTCGACAACATCAGAGACCGCATAAAAAACAGCAAAGGTAAAATCCGCAAATCAGGCGCAGACTACCTCGCCTACGCCCTCATCGACGCCGTAGTAGACAACTACTTTTCAATCCTTGAAAACATCGGCGAAACTGTCGAAGACATCGAAGACGAACTGCTCACAAACCCCCAGCCCACAACCCTCAAAAAAATCCACGGACTAAAACGGCAGATTCTGCTACTGCGCAAATCCATCTGGCCCCTGCGCGAAGTCGCAAACGCAATGGAACGCGGCGAATCCAAGTTAATCAACAAAACAACAAGCATCTACCTGCGCGACGTGTACGACCACACCATACAAGTCATCGACGCCGTAGAGACGTTTCGCGACATGCTCTCAGGCATGCTTGACATCTACCTATCTAGCGTAAGCAACAAAATGAACGAAGTCATGAAAGTCCTAACCATAATCGCAACCATATTCATACCCCTCACATTCATAGCAGGAATCTACGGCATGAACTTCCAAAACATGCCCGAACTAACCCACCCCTTAGGGTACCCCCTAGTCCTAGCTGCCATGCTTGCCATAGCCGTTTTAATGCTGCTGTACTTTAGAAAGAAAAAATGGATACTCTAA
- a CDS encoding mechanosensitive ion channel family protein produces the protein MADLIDPELIVQIVQAVIIFVVAFVLVKFINRLILRTADAKTADKKRVIENMQRFFQFIIYAVAVVLILWAFNVDVTGLIAGLGVSALVIGFALKEVIENWVSGFLILSGKTFKIGDVIQVGDLKGVVTELSLRTTTLKTYDRNEIIIPNSTLLKERIINLTGGGQETVASITFAIDYIYNVEQAKNAIREALLQHKSVIVNEERRREIRFLVRTKEWATEIEALFWIDHAENEEFIKSEITQLANKKLAQQKILPPIPGAIRKEYMEPKEKP, from the coding sequence ATGGCGGATTTGATTGACCCCGAACTTATCGTTCAGATTGTTCAAGCAGTAATCATATTTGTGGTAGCATTTGTTTTAGTCAAATTCATCAACCGCCTAATACTTAGAACCGCGGATGCAAAAACCGCCGACAAAAAACGGGTCATCGAGAACATGCAGCGGTTCTTCCAGTTTATTATCTACGCTGTTGCAGTGGTTTTGATTCTGTGGGCATTTAACGTTGACGTTACGGGTTTGATTGCGGGTCTTGGCGTTAGCGCCTTGGTTATCGGGTTTGCCCTAAAAGAGGTTATTGAAAACTGGGTTTCAGGCTTTCTCATACTATCGGGCAAGACATTCAAAATCGGCGATGTCATACAAGTCGGCGACCTCAAAGGCGTCGTAACTGAACTCAGCCTGCGAACCACTACCCTAAAAACCTACGACCGCAACGAAATCATCATCCCCAACTCCACCCTGCTCAAAGAACGCATAATCAACCTCACAGGCGGCGGACAAGAAACCGTAGCCTCCATAACTTTTGCCATCGACTACATCTACAATGTCGAACAAGCCAAAAACGCAATCCGCGAAGCGCTACTGCAACACAAATCCGTAATCGTAAATGAAGAGCGACGCCGCGAAATCCGCTTCCTTGTCCGAACCAAAGAGTGGGCAACCGAAATCGAAGCGCTCTTTTGGATAGACCACGCCGAAAACGAGGAATTCATCAAATCCGAAATAACCCAACTCGCAAACAAGAAACTCGCGCAACAAAAAATCCTGCCACCCATACCAGGTGCCATTCGCAAAGAATACATGGAACCCAAAGAAAAGCCATAG
- the fba gene encoding class II fructose-1,6-bisphosphate aldolase: MLVTNKDLMVPAMEGGYAIPALNVQNLESLTAVAEAAVEEKSPVILAVSPSVVKYAGLPYISGLAKTAAQLSAVPMSIHLDHGEDFEVASKCVEAGFTSIMIDGSFLKLEENIALTKKVVDMAHPKGVSVEAELGRLAGVEERSVEEKDAILTDPETAKDFVEQTGVDTLAVAIGTSHGAYKFKSQAKLDHERLKKIGEKTSIPLVLHGASSVPQWLIDKAAKYGAQLGNAKGIPEEEIKKAISLGIAKVNVDTDLRLAFTGAVRESLMTAPQNFDPRKILGPARAAMKEVAKSKMQLFGSSGKA, translated from the coding sequence ATGCTTGTAACGAATAAGGATTTGATGGTTCCTGCTATGGAAGGCGGTTATGCTATTCCTGCTTTGAATGTTCAGAATCTTGAGAGTTTGACTGCGGTTGCTGAAGCTGCGGTTGAGGAGAAGTCGCCTGTGATTTTGGCTGTTAGCCCCAGTGTGGTAAAATATGCTGGTTTGCCCTATATTTCAGGGTTGGCAAAGACAGCGGCGCAGTTATCCGCGGTTCCTATGAGTATTCATTTGGATCATGGCGAAGATTTTGAGGTTGCATCCAAATGTGTAGAAGCGGGTTTTACTTCGATTATGATTGACGGCTCGTTTTTGAAGCTGGAAGAAAACATTGCGTTAACCAAAAAAGTCGTTGATATGGCGCATCCCAAAGGCGTCTCTGTTGAGGCGGAGTTGGGTAGGCTTGCAGGCGTAGAAGAGCGCAGTGTAGAAGAAAAAGATGCCATACTAACCGACCCCGAAACCGCCAAAGACTTCGTAGAACAAACAGGCGTAGACACCCTTGCCGTAGCAATTGGCACCTCCCATGGCGCCTACAAATTCAAAAGCCAAGCCAAACTTGACCATGAACGCCTCAAAAAAATAGGCGAAAAAACCAGCATCCCCCTCGTATTGCATGGTGCATCCAGCGTACCCCAATGGCTCATCGACAAAGCCGCCAAATACGGCGCACAACTAGGCAACGCAAAAGGCATACCTGAAGAAGAAATCAAAAAAGCCATCAGCCTAGGCATAGCAAAAGTTAACGTCGACACCGACCTGCGCCTTGCTTTTACTGGTGCTGTGCGCGAATCCCTCATGACGGCGCCGCAGAATTTTGACCCCCGCAAGATTTTGGGTCCTGCCCGTGCTGCCATGAAAGAAGTTGCCAAGAGCAAAATGCAGCTATTTGGCAGTTCAGGAAAAGCCTAA
- a CDS encoding VWA domain-containing protein, whose product MEIKMEKLTKKTLIGVTIILLLLSPVVSTALAELTPKTLTATLAPGESVSESKSVFLPSQIPQADILFAFDLTGSMGSSIGQAKAESIAIMNSLDALISDAQYGVASFMDYPGSYDSYGYSDMYGSSDSGDYAYKLDLPITNDRSAVSSAINNLYLAWGADGPEDYSRVIYESYSDNSIAWRPNAKHVLVLFGDNIPHDNDLNEGVPGMTGGYSTGGDPGRDEIMFTTDDIDLQTALNGMKNNGVTLMFVDFSYNSYTDYWNYWASITGGQNFDSANTDGIAVAIQSLIGSAAGHVDKLTLEPQSGYESWLTACSPTEYTDIDIPPEGVTLPFDITITVPADAVGGNYSFAIAAQGDGAGYGQQWVTLNVESDITVGPIESANGSLPVVYWNTPITFTYNDPAATSVDISIHLDDGGADIMDSMTGPAPTWTYTTTIYPRSGYTTVTFTAHYASGATAEESINLYVDPSGYIYDTFTLEPILGAKVTLQMWDGSTWINVPDGSTIMSATNRNNPDYTDANGHYGWDVIPGTYRVYAEKVEYTSEYSIVVNVPPPVLDLNIGLTPLNPPELANAAFVWTTDNTGNEQNNFGIGQTVFIHWNTAPKGAIVDIQVVDETGAVVLGPLYNKPESSSPIAFSPPQPGYYTVLVDGKPVFSIAVATFFVIPESALGTLITIIASFAALASFRYITAKRKH is encoded by the coding sequence ATGGAGATAAAAATGGAGAAGCTAACCAAGAAAACTCTAATTGGAGTAACAATAATTTTGCTTTTGCTCTCGCCAGTAGTATCCACTGCTTTGGCAGAGCTTACGCCAAAAACGTTAACAGCAACCCTAGCCCCAGGAGAGTCAGTTTCCGAGTCTAAATCAGTCTTTTTGCCCAGCCAAATCCCGCAAGCGGACATACTCTTCGCTTTTGACCTCACAGGCAGCATGGGCAGCAGCATAGGTCAAGCAAAAGCAGAATCAATCGCAATCATGAATTCGCTTGACGCATTAATCAGCGATGCACAATACGGCGTTGCATCCTTCATGGATTACCCCGGCTCATATGACTCATACGGTTACAGTGACATGTATGGTTCTTCTGATTCGGGCGACTACGCCTACAAACTTGACCTGCCAATCACTAACGACCGCAGCGCAGTATCATCAGCAATTAACAACCTATACTTAGCCTGGGGAGCAGATGGACCTGAAGACTACTCAAGAGTCATCTATGAAAGCTACTCAGACAACTCAATCGCATGGAGACCAAACGCAAAGCACGTACTAGTTCTATTCGGCGACAACATACCTCATGACAACGACCTAAATGAAGGCGTACCCGGCATGACAGGAGGTTATTCCACTGGCGGCGACCCCGGCAGAGACGAAATAATGTTCACCACAGACGACATTGATTTACAAACCGCCCTCAACGGCATGAAAAACAACGGTGTTACCCTCATGTTTGTTGACTTTAGCTATAACTCTTACACAGATTACTGGAATTATTGGGCAAGTATCACTGGCGGTCAAAATTTTGACTCTGCAAACACTGACGGCATCGCAGTAGCCATTCAATCCCTGATAGGTAGCGCTGCAGGCCACGTTGACAAACTAACTCTAGAACCCCAGTCTGGATACGAAAGCTGGCTTACCGCATGCTCCCCAACAGAATACACAGATATCGACATCCCCCCAGAAGGCGTCACCCTACCCTTTGACATCACCATAACCGTACCCGCAGATGCTGTAGGTGGAAATTACAGCTTTGCAATAGCCGCCCAAGGCGACGGAGCAGGATATGGTCAGCAATGGGTAACATTGAACGTTGAAAGCGACATTACTGTGGGTCCAATTGAATCTGCAAATGGCAGCTTGCCTGTTGTTTACTGGAACACGCCAATTACATTTACCTACAATGACCCTGCCGCAACATCTGTAGATATCAGCATTCACCTCGATGATGGAGGCGCAGACATAATGGATTCAATGACTGGTCCAGCACCAACATGGACTTACACCACCACCATCTACCCCAGATCCGGCTACACCACAGTAACCTTCACTGCCCACTACGCATCAGGCGCAACTGCTGAGGAAAGCATAAACCTATACGTTGACCCCTCCGGCTACATCTATGACACTTTTACCCTTGAGCCAATCCTAGGTGCGAAAGTGACCCTTCAGATGTGGGATGGATCAACTTGGATAAACGTGCCCGATGGTTCCACAATCATGTCTGCAACAAACCGCAACAACCCTGACTACACAGACGCAAACGGTCACTACGGTTGGGATGTAATCCCTGGCACGTACCGAGTCTACGCTGAAAAAGTCGAATACACCTCCGAATACAGCATCGTCGTTAACGTACCTCCTCCAGTCCTTGACCTCAACATTGGTTTGACACCGCTCAATCCACCCGAACTAGCAAACGCAGCATTCGTCTGGACCACTGACAACACAGGAAACGAACAAAACAACTTCGGCATCGGACAAACCGTATTCATCCACTGGAATACAGCCCCCAAAGGCGCAATAGTTGACATACAAGTAGTTGATGAAACAGGCGCAGTTGTACTAGGACCCCTCTACAACAAACCAGAAAGCAGCTCACCCATAGCATTTTCCCCACCACAACCAGGCTATTACACAGTACTAGTTGACGGCAAACCCGTCTTCTCTATTGCAGTCGCAACCTTCTTTGTCATACCCGAAAGCGCACTAGGCACACTCATCACGATAATTGCATCCTTCGCAGCCCTCGCATCCTTCCGCTACATCACCGCGAAACGCAAGCACTAA